The sequence below is a genomic window from Acetobacter vaccinii.
TACGAAGTCGGGGGCAAGGTGGCGCTCGGGCGCGGGGGGCGGCCTGGCTACCCCTGATGGTGCAGCCTGACAAAACGCCCGATCATACAGAGTAAGGATGAAAGACATGACCATTCTTCCAGACCCCGCCAGCCTTGTGAACGAGGACCGTGCGGATGGCTCCATCTACAGCAACCCCGATCTGTACACCATGGAAATGGACCGCATTTTCATGCACAACTGGATCTGGGTCGCGCATCGGAGTGACCTGCCTGATCCCGGCAGCTTTATAACCACCTTTATTGGCCAGCACCCGGTTATTGTCTCGCGCGATCGTAAGGGTGAGGTGCATGTGCTGCTCAACCGCTGCCGCCATCGTGGGGCAACAGTGTGCGAACATAAGCGCGGCAAGGCCGCCAGCTTTGTCTGCCCTTACCATGGCTGGGCCTATGGGCAGGATGGCGCACTGCGTGGCGTGCCGTTCCAGGAAGGGTATTCAGGTCAGCTCGACAAGAGCAAGCACCCGTTGGTGTCCTTGCGGGTTGAGGAATACAACGGTCTGATCTTTGCCACCTTTGACCCCGACATTATGCCGCTGACAGACTGGCTGGGCCGTGCGAAAGTGTGGATCGACCTGTTTATGAAGCAGGGGGCAGGCTGGCCGGTTAAAACCATGGGGGAACACAAGTTCACCTTCCCTGGTAACTGGAAAATCCAGCTCGAAAACACGACCGACGCTTATCATTTCCCCATTGTTCACAAATCCTTCCTGGATTCCGTGGACAATGAAACCCAGACCATTTTCGACTTTGTTGAGGGGGAAGGGTATGTGGAGGATCTGGGCAACGGCCATTCCGTCATGGTCATGATCCCGGATCTGGTGGATCTGGAAGACAACCTCGACGCCCCCATTCCCGCCCGGTTTGAAGCTCTGGCCGAAGCCCTGTCCAAGGACTACCCGCCTGAACAGGTGCGCCGTATTGTCCGCGCTGTTGGTGGGTCTGGCTTTAACCTCAACCTGTATCCCAACCTTGCCTGCTCCATGGCTTTCTTCCGGGTCCTGCGGCCTCTGGCAGCGACGGAAACGGAAATCCGCCATATTGCCATTGGCATGGATGGCGGGCCTGACATTGCAAACGAAGTCCGCCTGCGCCTGCATGAACATTTCCAGGGGCCGATGGGTTTTGGTACCCCTGATGATTCCGAGGCATGGGACCGTGTGCAGCGTGGGGCATTGGCGGGCTACAATATCGACATTCTGCTCAACCGTGGGCTGGGGCATGAGGCCCGGCGTGAAAACGGAAACCTGTTCAGCGATGTCAGCGCCGAAACCGGCATGCGCGCAGCCTACCGGCAGTGGCTGGCGGATATGACACGTACAACTGACGCCGAGGAGTGCGCCTGATGAGCATTACCCTTGATGACGCCATTGCGCTGGTGACACTGGAAGCCGACATGCTTGACCATGGGGACTTCAGGGACTGGTTGTCTCTGTATACTCCCGATGGGCTGTATGTGGTGCCGATCGACCCTGATACGGAGTGCTTTGAAAAAACACTCAACTATGCCTACGATAATGCGGAAATGCGCCAGAACCGGGTGGAGCGCCTGCTGGGTGGGCGTGCCATTTCCGCCATGCCGCCAGCCCGTACGGTCCGTATGCTGGGGCGTTACCGCATGCTGGAAACGGATGCGGCCCAGTGCACCCTGCGCTGCGCCCAGTTGCTGACAGAACTGCGGCAGGGGCGTGAACGCTACTACGCGGCTAACGTCACCTTCCGCCTTGTCAGCACAGCGGAGGGGCTGAAGATTGACCGCAAGATCATTCGACTGCTGACTTCGACCGAAGCCCTGACAGCAGTGAGTTACATTCTGTGACGCCGGTTGCCCTTGTCACCGGTGGTGCACGTGGGCTGGGTGCCTGCATTGCGCGGCACCTTGCCTCCGAAGGGTACCGTGTTGCTGTAGCTGACCGGGACCTGGCCCAAGCCAAGGCGACTGCTCAGGCCATAGGGCCGCAGGCTGCGGGTATTGCGCTGGATGTGTCGTCGGAAGACGCGATGGAAGAGGCGCTGGACACCGTTGTGCGGCAGTTTGGCCTGCCATGGCTGCTGGTCAACAACGCCGCCATCATGAAGGCCGAAAAGGTGCTGGATATTGGCATCGACACGTTTGACGCCATTATGGCGGTCAACCTGCGTGGCACGTTCCTGGGCAGCCAGCGCTTTGCCAGGCGGCTGCGTGCGGCCAACAAGGGGGGGCGGATTGTCAATATCGGCTCTCTGGCGGGGGAGAACGGGGGCACAGCCACAGGCGCCCATTACGCGGCGTCCAAAGGGGGTGTGCATACGCTGACCAAGGTGTTCGCCCGCGATCTGGCTCCCCACGGTATTACGGTCAACGCCATTGCCCCCGGCCCGCTGGACCTGCCCTCGGTGGCAGAAACCATCGGGGAGGAAAATGCCCGGCGCGCCATGGCCAGCCTGCCGACAGGTGAACCCGGTCGACCGGAAACCGTGGCACGTATGGTGGTGGAACTGGCCCGGCCCGATGCCGGGGCCATTACCGGGTCTATCATTGACATTAACAGCGGACTTTACATGCGATGACAGACAGACAGGCTCCGCAGTCCTTTGCGGTTAAGGTGGACAGTGTTGAACAACTGGGAGACGTTCTGTCGTTTTCCGTAACCATGCCAGACGCGTCACCCCTGCCGGAATGGGAGGCCGGGGCCCATGTCGATCTACTGTTGGGTGATGGTCTGACCCGCCAGTATTCCCTGTGCGGTAACCCTGCCGACAGGTCATGCTACAGGCTTGCGGTGCTGCGTGAACCACAGTCCCGTGGCGGGTCGCAGGCGGTGCATGATACTGTGCGCCATGGCGGTAGCCTGACAATCGGAGCACCCCGCAACCTATTTCCGCTGGCGCAGGGCGGCAGTCATGCCGTGCTGGTCGGCGGCGGCATCGGGGTGACACCGCTGATTGCCATGGCGTATGAACTGTACGATCGGGGCCAGTCTTTTACGCTGCATTATGTGGCACGCAACCCGGTTTTTGCATCGTTCCTTATGACGCTGCCTTTTGCCGCATCTGTTGTCGTGCATGACCGCAGCAGCCCCGATGCACCCCGCTTTTCACCAGGCGCGGCCTTGGGGGATGTGGCGGACAAAAGCCAGACCCATGTTTATACCTGCGGGCCTGTCGGGCTGATGGATGCGGTTTTTACCGCAGGCCAGGAACTCGGCTACCCCAGCGCCAACCTGCACCGCGAGGCCTTTTCCGCGCAGCCTGTGACCGGGGGCGAAGGCTTTGCCGTTCTGGCCGCCAAATCAGGCATTCGGGTGGATGTCGCGCCGGATGAAACCATTGTTGCGGCTTTGGGGCGTGCGGGTGTCAAGGTCAGTGTCAGTTGTGAGCAGGGTATCTGCGGCAGTTGCGTTGTCAGTATTCTGGAAGGTGAACCCGATCACAGGGATGAATACCTGACAGAAGACGAACGCACGGACCAGATTGCCTTGTGCTGTTCGCGTTCGCGCTCGCCGCTGCTGGTTGTGGATATCTAAGGCAAACAGCGCAGTCTGTGCAGGGCTGCGCGGTGACTATGGCATTTTCTAAAACGGGATAACGGTATTATGGATACAGTCACATCGGATATGTTCCGGCGCGCCATGTCCCATTTTGCGACTGGTGTTGCTGTCGTGACGGCACGGGGTGCGGAAGGGGACTGTGGGGCGACCATCAGTGCGCTCAGTTCAGTTTCTCTCGACCCGTTGACACTGCTTGTCTGCCTGCACCGCAAAAGTGCGACATGCCGCGCTATTGAGGAAAGCGGCACCTTTGGTCTGAGTATTCTCAACAAGGCGCAGCAGGACATGGCCATGCATTTTGCGGGCAAGTCCGATGGAAAATCTTTTGATGAATACTGTGTCCAGAGCGAAAGCGGGCATTTTTTCGTCAGGGATGCGCTGGTGCAGATCGGGGTCAGTGTTGTGGAAACACTGCGTGGCGGCACGCATGAAATCTTTCTGGCACAGCCTGTCAGCATAGGGTTCCACCCCGACCAGGGTCGCCAGCCTTTGCTGTATTTCCGCGGTGCGTTCGACCTGGCGGCCTAAACACCTCTTTGTCATAAAGGGAGACAGAGCATGACACAGGCACAGACACCGGCGCAGGATCATGCTGCGGCCCTTATCAGCCGTCTTGAAACCTGCGAGCCTGAGGTAAGAGCTTTTACAACCTATGACCCGGTACGGATCCGGGCCGATGCTGCAACAGCATGTTCTGGCCCGCTGAGTGGGCTGAGTGTTGGTGTTAAAGACATTATCGACATGGCGGGTTATGTCACCGCCCATGGCTCTCCCATTTACGACGGCAATATGGCGCGGGCGGATGCTGCCTGTGTGACACAGCTCCGACAGGCAGGGGCGCTGTGTGCTGGTAAAACAGTCACAACAGAGTTTGCTTTTTTTCGGCCTGGGCCAACAGTTAACCCGCATGACCCCACGCGCACGCCGGGGGGGTCTTCCAGCGGGTCTGCGGCTGCTGTGGCTGCGGGGGTGATTGATATTGGTCTGGCCTCCCAGACAGCGGCCTCGCTCACACGTCCTGCATCCTATTGTGGCACGGTGGGTTTTAAACCCAGCTATGGGCGTTATGCTGCGGCAGGGGTCAAAAGCCTCGCCCCCTCTTTTGATACACTGGGCACCCTGACGCGTGATGTCGCAACAGCTGCCTTGGCCGATGCGGTTTTAAAAGGCCCGGTTGCGGCCCCCGTCATCCTGACCCCAACGGCCCCGGAGCGGGTTTTGCTCTGCCGCACCCCCCATTGGGGCGAAGCAGATGACAGCACCCGTATGGTGGTGGAAAAAGCAGCCAGCCTCTTTGCGGCCCATGTCCCGGTTGTCGAGCAGGATATGAGCGCGTTTGCTGATGCCGCCGCCCTGCATATTACTATCATGAGCTACGAGGCTGCTCAGGCACTGGCATGGGAATATACGGCACGGCACAACCTGCTTAGCCCACAGATTGCGGGTCTGCTTGAGGCCGGACGTACAATTTCCTACGCGACCTACCGTGCAGCCCTTGAACAGGCAGAACAGTTGCGTGACCAAATGGCAGCTCTGGCAACGCCTGGCACTGTCCTGCTTGCTCCGGCAGCACCGGGGGAGGCCCCACGCTTGAGCGAGGGCACAGGTAGCCCGGTGTTCAGCCGGGTCTGGACTCTGCTGCGCCTGCCTACGGTCACTTTGCCGGGTCTGGTGGGGGCAACAGGCCTGCCGGTTGGGGTGCAGCTTCTGGCGGCCTTTGGGGCTGATGAAGCCCTGCTGGATCATGCGGCCTGGGCAGAAACCATTTTGCCCGCAAGACCTGTCCCGCAGTTGCACGTTGGACAGAACGCCTAAAAGGAGAAAGTGTGATGACTGAGCAAGCAGATCAGGCCACACGGCTGGCCAGGCTGGAACAGCGCGTACTGGTGCTTGAGGCAGAGGCGGATATCCGGCGCATTCAGGCCCGCTATATGTTCCTGTGTGATACACCCTGCCCGGAGCATGGTATTACAGATGATGCCATGCGTATTGACCGCATCATGGACCTGTATACCGAAGATGCCATTTGGGAAGGTGTTGGGGAATACTACAATAATCAGTTTGGCCGGTGCGAAGGCAAGGCAGCGATCCGCACGCATTTTCAGGCATTCTGGGGTGAAAAGCGTGACCCGGCCCTGTTGCTGAATGCTCATTACCTGACATCGGAACAGATCCACGTTCATGGTGATGAAGCCGATGGGCAGTGGATTCATTGCCAGCCCTGGATTTTTTCCGATGGGCGGTCCCTGCTGCGGTCCAGCCGTTTGAATAACCTTTTCCGTCGGGAAAATGGTGTCTGGAAAATTGTCAGAACCCGCACGGAAAATGTTTTTGTTGCTCCGCTATCAGCCGGGTGGGCGGAGAGTATTCCGACATATTCTGTTTTGATGAACCCGTAACACCACCGATACGTAGGAAAGAGCCTATACTATGGATGTGACCGCCATTGCCGAAAAGGAAATCGTAGATCTGCACGTGCTGTTGCAGGCGTGGTTCCGGGGGGAAGGAGAGGCTGACCCCCAGCCAATCCTGAACCACATGACACAGGGCTACTGCATGGTGGGTGCGGCTGGCCGTCCCATCCTGCGGGATACTTTTGCTGCCGCATTGCCCAAGCTGCATGGGTCACGGCCCGGCCTTGTTATGGAAATCAAGGATGTTGTCGTGCGGGCAACCGGCGCTGAGGGTCATCTGGTGACCTATAAGGAAGTGCAGACACAGGATGGCAGCAGCAACGAACGCTGGTCTGCGGTGCTCTTTCAGCCGGGTGATAATGCTCAGCCGCTTTTGTGGCATTATTTGCAGGAAACATTTCTTGCCGCCTGATTTGGTCCACAAGCAAGTATTGTGACAGAAAACTTATGAAGGGATAGGCAAAAGTTTTTGGGGAAGATTTTTTTAAGCTGCAAAGAAAACCGTCTTATTGAAAAATAGGACACTCCAAAACTTTATAGTGTGTCTCACAGGCTTACTCTGAAGCCACCTTCACGCCTTGTTGGCTGACTGTAGTGCACACGTTTAGCAGATACGATAAAGGCGGGGTCTGTGCCCCGCCTTTGTTATGTCGCCCAGATTACACTGAAGTCTCAGGCATGGTGCTGGATTAACATGATCCAGACAGCCGCCATGACCATACACACGATTGAGACCGGGGCCCCCACACGGGCAAAGGCACCAAACGAGATTTTAACACCATGGCTTGCGGCCTGTTCGACAACGATAATCCCAGCCAGACTACCAAAGACAATCAGATTGCTGAAAAAGCCAGTGCCCAACGCCAGCGCGGCACCCAGAATATCGGCATGACTGCCCGTATCCAGAAACGGTACCAGCAGCATAACAGTCGGGTTATTGCCGATGATGTTGCTGAGTATCGAACTGGCAAACAGAAGAGACAGCGGATCGTTCAGGTTGATGCCCCATGCCCGCATGTCATGCAGCAGGTGTTGCGGCAGGTCCGTGCTGGTCATGGCGGCGTTGACTACAAACAGACCGGCAATCAGCAGCAGCAGGTTGCCGTCCACCTGCTTGAGCACATCGCTGGAGGCAATCTTACGGTTGATCAGCAAAAAGCTGGCTGCTGTCAGGGCCACCAGTTCGCGCGGCCATGCATCCAGCACAAAGGCGATGACAACGGCAATGGTGACAAAGGTTGCCTTGCAGGTTTCCACCACATCAAATCGCGTAGGGGGAGGGGCTGCCGGAGCAGGGGTGGTTGTGGCGGGGGGGGCAGGGAGTGTCCAGTGTCCACGGTACATCCATGCAATAATGCCCCACACGATGACCAGGGACAGCAGGGCAGGCAACCCGGCGACGGACAGAAAGCCCGTAAAGGAAATGCCCAGTTCCTGTGCAGCAATCATGTTTTGCGGGCTGCCAATCAATGTTCCGGCAGAGCCGGTGTTGGCGGCAAAACAGAAGGCCAGCAGAAAGGGTACAGGGTTAAGGCCACGAGCCAGGGTAATGGAAATAAGCAGCGGGGTCATGGCCACGACCACGACATCGTTGG
It includes:
- a CDS encoding aromatic ring-hydroxylating oxygenase subunit alpha, with the translated sequence MTILPDPASLVNEDRADGSIYSNPDLYTMEMDRIFMHNWIWVAHRSDLPDPGSFITTFIGQHPVIVSRDRKGEVHVLLNRCRHRGATVCEHKRGKAASFVCPYHGWAYGQDGALRGVPFQEGYSGQLDKSKHPLVSLRVEEYNGLIFATFDPDIMPLTDWLGRAKVWIDLFMKQGAGWPVKTMGEHKFTFPGNWKIQLENTTDAYHFPIVHKSFLDSVDNETQTIFDFVEGEGYVEDLGNGHSVMVMIPDLVDLEDNLDAPIPARFEALAEALSKDYPPEQVRRIVRAVGGSGFNLNLYPNLACSMAFFRVLRPLAATETEIRHIAIGMDGGPDIANEVRLRLHEHFQGPMGFGTPDDSEAWDRVQRGALAGYNIDILLNRGLGHEARRENGNLFSDVSAETGMRAAYRQWLADMTRTTDAEECA
- a CDS encoding aromatic-ring-hydroxylating dioxygenase subunit beta, which codes for MSITLDDAIALVTLEADMLDHGDFRDWLSLYTPDGLYVVPIDPDTECFEKTLNYAYDNAEMRQNRVERLLGGRAISAMPPARTVRMLGRYRMLETDAAQCTLRCAQLLTELRQGRERYYAANVTFRLVSTAEGLKIDRKIIRLLTSTEALTAVSYIL
- a CDS encoding SDR family NAD(P)-dependent oxidoreductase, translated to MTPVALVTGGARGLGACIARHLASEGYRVAVADRDLAQAKATAQAIGPQAAGIALDVSSEDAMEEALDTVVRQFGLPWLLVNNAAIMKAEKVLDIGIDTFDAIMAVNLRGTFLGSQRFARRLRAANKGGRIVNIGSLAGENGGTATGAHYAASKGGVHTLTKVFARDLAPHGITVNAIAPGPLDLPSVAETIGEENARRAMASLPTGEPGRPETVARMVVELARPDAGAITGSIIDINSGLYMR
- a CDS encoding PDR/VanB family oxidoreductase; the encoded protein is MTDRQAPQSFAVKVDSVEQLGDVLSFSVTMPDASPLPEWEAGAHVDLLLGDGLTRQYSLCGNPADRSCYRLAVLREPQSRGGSQAVHDTVRHGGSLTIGAPRNLFPLAQGGSHAVLVGGGIGVTPLIAMAYELYDRGQSFTLHYVARNPVFASFLMTLPFAASVVVHDRSSPDAPRFSPGAALGDVADKSQTHVYTCGPVGLMDAVFTAGQELGYPSANLHREAFSAQPVTGGEGFAVLAAKSGIRVDVAPDETIVAALGRAGVKVSVSCEQGICGSCVVSILEGEPDHRDEYLTEDERTDQIALCCSRSRSPLLVVDI
- a CDS encoding flavin reductase family protein; amino-acid sequence: MDTVTSDMFRRAMSHFATGVAVVTARGAEGDCGATISALSSVSLDPLTLLVCLHRKSATCRAIEESGTFGLSILNKAQQDMAMHFAGKSDGKSFDEYCVQSESGHFFVRDALVQIGVSVVETLRGGTHEIFLAQPVSIGFHPDQGRQPLLYFRGAFDLAA
- a CDS encoding amidase → MTQAQTPAQDHAAALISRLETCEPEVRAFTTYDPVRIRADAATACSGPLSGLSVGVKDIIDMAGYVTAHGSPIYDGNMARADAACVTQLRQAGALCAGKTVTTEFAFFRPGPTVNPHDPTRTPGGSSSGSAAAVAAGVIDIGLASQTAASLTRPASYCGTVGFKPSYGRYAAAGVKSLAPSFDTLGTLTRDVATAALADAVLKGPVAAPVILTPTAPERVLLCRTPHWGEADDSTRMVVEKAASLFAAHVPVVEQDMSAFADAAALHITIMSYEAAQALAWEYTARHNLLSPQIAGLLEAGRTISYATYRAALEQAEQLRDQMAALATPGTVLLAPAAPGEAPRLSEGTGSPVFSRVWTLLRLPTVTLPGLVGATGLPVGVQLLAAFGADEALLDHAAWAETILPARPVPQLHVGQNA
- a CDS encoding nuclear transport factor 2 family protein; the protein is MTEQADQATRLARLEQRVLVLEAEADIRRIQARYMFLCDTPCPEHGITDDAMRIDRIMDLYTEDAIWEGVGEYYNNQFGRCEGKAAIRTHFQAFWGEKRDPALLLNAHYLTSEQIHVHGDEADGQWIHCQPWIFSDGRSLLRSSRLNNLFRRENGVWKIVRTRTENVFVAPLSAGWAESIPTYSVLMNP
- a CDS encoding SLC13 family permease, whose protein sequence is MDTTLFFFLMVYITMGLGKLPGFKVDRTGAAIVGALAMMAAGSISAKAAWMAIDYRTIGMLFGLMVVSGAFAESGFYAWTAQRVATLSVGPVALLGVLVVVGAFLSSILTNDVVVVAMTPLLISITLARGLNPVPFLLAFCFAANTGSAGTLIGSPQNMIAAQELGISFTGFLSVAGLPALLSLVIVWGIIAWMYRGHWTLPAPPATTTPAPAAPPPTRFDVVETCKATFVTIAVVIAFVLDAWPRELVALTAASFLLINRKIASSDVLKQVDGNLLLLIAGLFVVNAAMTSTDLPQHLLHDMRAWGINLNDPLSLLFASSILSNIIGNNPTVMLLVPFLDTGSHADILGAALALGTGFFSNLIVFGSLAGIIVVEQAASHGVKISFGAFARVGAPVSIVCMVMAAVWIMLIQHHA